From a region of the Zingiber officinale cultivar Zhangliang chromosome 4B, Zo_v1.1, whole genome shotgun sequence genome:
- the LOC121975289 gene encoding uncharacterized protein LOC121975289 isoform X2, giving the protein MATSKLWSTLFLSYSAAKLNPRLFARNPFSPARRLLSTTATPYPLYYELIRYRPARGSTSRRRLPNAHDGSDQPPPASSDAAEVLSDTAGSSSEAAMDRSKRRYYRKRQRRMYGGSDDEDRRRGAGDEYVELEPEVIDFPRLHPREEELYFYDAFAYPWEKDKHYRMVYQLEKKYFPQYSLDKAFVDPMEPVPPASAEEGVVKKKGRKPKKGKDGSEEKDERALIFFEESVEKKDNLAIKSVTEKKVEEFFKCLRKVPKAGNRQGAVAAPITVEQAEPYLVNRKTELPPRWDGPSGTVVLVDKPKGWTSFTVCGKLRRLVKVQKVGHAGTLDPMATGLLIVCIGKATKIVDRYQGMVKGYSGVFRLGEATSTWDADSPVIQREPWEHIKDDDIKKAVKSFLGEIWQVPPMFSAIKVGGERMYEKARKGETVELSPRRISIYQFDIERSLGDRQNLVFRVTCSKGTYIRSLCADLGKALGRRIFS; this is encoded by the exons ATGGCGACCTCCAAATTGTGGTCTACCCTCTTCCTCTCCTACTCGGCCGCCAAACTCAACCCTCGTCTCTTCGCCAGGAACCCCTTCTCTCCCGCTCGGCGCCTCCTTTCCACCACTGCCACTCCTTATCCGCTATACTACGAGCTCATCCGCTACCGTCCTGCCCGCGGCTCTACCTCCCGCCGTCGGCTCCCAAATGCGCATGACGGCTCCGACCAGCCGCCCCCCGCATCGTCAGACGCAGCTGAAGTACTCTCCGACACCGCCGGCTCCTCCTCCGAGGCCGCCATGGACCGTTCCAAGCGGCGGTACTACCGCAAGCGGCAACGCCGCATGTACGGAGGCTCCGACGACGAGGACCGCCGGCGCGGCGCCGGAGACGAATACGTAGAGCTCGAGCCGGAGGTAATAGACTTCCCTCGCCTTCACCCACGCGAGGAGGAACTTTACTTCTACGACGCTTTTGCGTATCCCTGGGAGAAGGATAAGCACTATCGCATGGTGTACCAGCTTGAAAAGAAGTACTTTCCTCAGTATTCCTTGGATAAGGCTTTCGTCGACCCCATGGAGCCTGTACCGCCGGCATCGGCAGAGGAAGGTGTGGTGAAAAAGAAAGGACGGAAGCCGAAGAAAGGGAAGGATGGTAGCGAGGAGAAGGATGAGAGGGCTTTGATCTTTTTTGAAGAAAGCGTGGAGAAAAAGGACAATCTTGCCATCAAGAGTGTGACGGAGAAGAAGGTCGAGGAGTTCTTCAAGTGTTTGAGGAAAGTCCCAAAGGCTGGTAACAGGCAGGGAGCTGTAGCTGCCCCAATAACGGTGGAACAGGCTGAGCCGTATCTCGTGAACAGGAAGACTGAGCTTCCTCCAAGGTGGGATGGCCCATCCGGGACTGTAGTTCTTGTGGACAAACCTAAAG GATGGACTTCATTTACTGTTTGTGGGAAGTTGCGACGCTTAGTCAAAGTTCAGAAG GTTGGGCATGCTGGTACTCTTGACCCGATGGCCACAGGGTTATTAATTGTTTGTATTGGTAAAGCCACAAAAATTGTTGACAG GTACCAAGGTATGGTTAAAGGATATAGTGGTGTTTTCCGTCTAGGAGAAGCTACATCAACCTGGGATGCAGATTCACCA GTTATTCAAAGAGAACCATGggaacacatcaaggatgatgaTATAAAAAAGGCGGTTAAATCTTTCTTAGGAGAGATATGGCAAGTTCCTCCTATGTTTTCAGCCATTAAG GTTGGCGGTGAAAGAATGTACGAgaaagcaaggaaaggagaaacAGTTGAGTTATCACCAAGACGAATATCAATATATCAGTTTGATATTGAGCGCAGCTTGGGTGACAG GCAGAATCTGGTATTCAGAGTAACTTGTTCTAAGGGAACATATATCCGATCTCTTTGTGCTGATCTTGGAAAAGCTCTTGGCAG GAGAATATTCAGTTGA
- the LOC121975289 gene encoding uncharacterized protein LOC121975289 isoform X1, translating to MATSKLWSTLFLSYSAAKLNPRLFARNPFSPARRLLSTTATPYPLYYELIRYRPARGSTSRRRLPNAHDGSDQPPPASSDAAEVLSDTAGSSSEAAMDRSKRRYYRKRQRRMYGGSDDEDRRRGAGDEYVELEPEVIDFPRLHPREEELYFYDAFAYPWEKDKHYRMVYQLEKKYFPQYSLDKAFVDPMEPVPPASAEEGVVKKKGRKPKKGKDGSEEKDERALIFFEESVEKKDNLAIKSVTEKKVEEFFKCLRKVPKAGNRQGAVAAPITVEQAEPYLVNRKTELPPRWDGPSGTVVLVDKPKGWTSFTVCGKLRRLVKVQKVGHAGTLDPMATGLLIVCIGKATKIVDRYQGMVKGYSGVFRLGEATSTWDADSPVIQREPWEHIKDDDIKKAVKSFLGEIWQVPPMFSAIKVGGERMYEKARKGETVELSPRRISIYQFDIERSLGDRQNLVFRVTCSKGTYIRSLCADLGKALGSCAHLAALRRDSIGEYSVDDAWNFEELEEHITKGYL from the exons ATGGCGACCTCCAAATTGTGGTCTACCCTCTTCCTCTCCTACTCGGCCGCCAAACTCAACCCTCGTCTCTTCGCCAGGAACCCCTTCTCTCCCGCTCGGCGCCTCCTTTCCACCACTGCCACTCCTTATCCGCTATACTACGAGCTCATCCGCTACCGTCCTGCCCGCGGCTCTACCTCCCGCCGTCGGCTCCCAAATGCGCATGACGGCTCCGACCAGCCGCCCCCCGCATCGTCAGACGCAGCTGAAGTACTCTCCGACACCGCCGGCTCCTCCTCCGAGGCCGCCATGGACCGTTCCAAGCGGCGGTACTACCGCAAGCGGCAACGCCGCATGTACGGAGGCTCCGACGACGAGGACCGCCGGCGCGGCGCCGGAGACGAATACGTAGAGCTCGAGCCGGAGGTAATAGACTTCCCTCGCCTTCACCCACGCGAGGAGGAACTTTACTTCTACGACGCTTTTGCGTATCCCTGGGAGAAGGATAAGCACTATCGCATGGTGTACCAGCTTGAAAAGAAGTACTTTCCTCAGTATTCCTTGGATAAGGCTTTCGTCGACCCCATGGAGCCTGTACCGCCGGCATCGGCAGAGGAAGGTGTGGTGAAAAAGAAAGGACGGAAGCCGAAGAAAGGGAAGGATGGTAGCGAGGAGAAGGATGAGAGGGCTTTGATCTTTTTTGAAGAAAGCGTGGAGAAAAAGGACAATCTTGCCATCAAGAGTGTGACGGAGAAGAAGGTCGAGGAGTTCTTCAAGTGTTTGAGGAAAGTCCCAAAGGCTGGTAACAGGCAGGGAGCTGTAGCTGCCCCAATAACGGTGGAACAGGCTGAGCCGTATCTCGTGAACAGGAAGACTGAGCTTCCTCCAAGGTGGGATGGCCCATCCGGGACTGTAGTTCTTGTGGACAAACCTAAAG GATGGACTTCATTTACTGTTTGTGGGAAGTTGCGACGCTTAGTCAAAGTTCAGAAG GTTGGGCATGCTGGTACTCTTGACCCGATGGCCACAGGGTTATTAATTGTTTGTATTGGTAAAGCCACAAAAATTGTTGACAG GTACCAAGGTATGGTTAAAGGATATAGTGGTGTTTTCCGTCTAGGAGAAGCTACATCAACCTGGGATGCAGATTCACCA GTTATTCAAAGAGAACCATGggaacacatcaaggatgatgaTATAAAAAAGGCGGTTAAATCTTTCTTAGGAGAGATATGGCAAGTTCCTCCTATGTTTTCAGCCATTAAG GTTGGCGGTGAAAGAATGTACGAgaaagcaaggaaaggagaaacAGTTGAGTTATCACCAAGACGAATATCAATATATCAGTTTGATATTGAGCGCAGCTTGGGTGACAG GCAGAATCTGGTATTCAGAGTAACTTGTTCTAAGGGAACATATATCCGATCTCTTTGTGCTGATCTTGGAAAAGCTCTTGGCAG CTGTGCTCATTTGGCTGCCCTACGAAGGGATTCAATTG GAGAATATTCAGTTGACGATGCATGGAACTTCGAAGAACTGGAAGAGCATATCACCAAGGGATACTTATGA